One stretch of Pseudomonas fragi DNA includes these proteins:
- a CDS encoding Tc toxin subunit A, giving the protein MFEVVQDGPSGLNARIQEQTGLTITEEEANTFFNQAEARAAGLTRLYTQLSARGDPAVCSVTKLEAIVDDTLLVARSLGSGGNYEQWFSRTIPNGFSHPDSAGSLFSPASYLTDLYRAAKPLHPSSNGLQLNQRRPDLGALVLSDANLNEEISTLELTLEVLKAGVTGNVDDLLRTSIYPMGLPYNHANEQIRQGLQARKSSSAELWSVLGDFEGKALRQENNLSSWAGLMPAAYAQNALGVSPELFNILTEASNSSYGSVSRYYGKSYTDYMFKETNLRGAVKLSTNTILTALGAGPYYDASNRSGASPEIVSCQVYGARYINGWAGGDQTVKPFYWYIGATLGHPVPRPVNDPTDSQLFNRSNAAFDRLNRILRLHRHVNVLSFEELDWLIAQACTDISTYPLTQPLQALAVYLPLRQRYGMTVDNFGACLGVLNTFHSAGKSSFYTSLFGSSDLIGQTNVDFQQTTQNQGSLRIRAQLCQGLKIDDGTLIVLAQFLPGMNANRVLATLGLEQISALYRIVAIPRLFGLSVAEALHFWDLFAAPDAIVRALAEPRPNQIALGVLIRTGYLVDWMRTAELEPGQLVALTSRRYPVQGTPELKVFIENIYSTLTGRAPVDTARQASEIAELRALMARHIGAEFNLKANIAAAALHWVDAVAKDMTPTLEGYDLMSFWADIERICQGVTTLDGQPRAVQYAYLIRQFAQVCHWAQLGEQDLGVLLPVSSAIPSALTGEQKSPPLTLALLLLLSRYGKWLRTQVADTAEARSYLRRAAALDPTLTLDVAAQQISDLHGWDVAQTLVLMKGNVPRSFAALLPLLQKMQLGQRLGLSPSDLSWVGKLTESATVDQATLTLIAAKVMAAAHG; this is encoded by the coding sequence GTGTTCGAGGTCGTCCAAGATGGGCCCTCAGGGTTGAATGCTCGAATACAAGAGCAGACGGGGCTGACAATAACGGAGGAAGAGGCAAACACTTTCTTCAATCAGGCAGAGGCTCGTGCCGCGGGCCTGACCCGGCTTTATACGCAACTGAGCGCGCGCGGCGATCCTGCCGTGTGTTCGGTAACCAAACTCGAAGCCATCGTGGATGACACCCTCCTGGTAGCGCGCTCCCTGGGCAGTGGCGGTAACTACGAACAATGGTTCAGCAGAACCATTCCCAACGGCTTTTCCCATCCGGATTCGGCGGGCTCCTTGTTTTCCCCGGCCAGTTATCTGACCGATCTGTATCGCGCTGCCAAGCCGCTGCACCCGTCCTCTAACGGCTTGCAATTGAACCAGCGACGCCCCGATTTGGGCGCGCTGGTGCTGAGTGATGCCAACCTGAATGAAGAAATCAGCACACTGGAATTGACCCTGGAGGTGTTGAAAGCCGGTGTCACGGGCAACGTTGACGATTTGCTGCGCACGTCTATTTATCCGATGGGCTTACCTTACAACCATGCAAACGAACAAATCCGCCAAGGGTTACAAGCTCGCAAAAGCAGCTCTGCTGAATTGTGGTCGGTGCTGGGTGATTTCGAGGGGAAGGCACTAAGGCAGGAAAATAATCTGAGCAGTTGGGCAGGCTTGATGCCCGCTGCTTATGCGCAGAATGCGCTGGGGGTATCCCCAGAGTTGTTCAATATCCTGACTGAGGCATCCAATAGCAGTTACGGAAGTGTCAGTCGTTACTACGGAAAATCCTACACTGATTACATGTTCAAAGAAACAAATCTGCGTGGTGCCGTTAAGCTATCGACGAATACCATTCTGACAGCGTTGGGGGCAGGGCCTTACTATGATGCCTCTAATCGGTCTGGGGCTTCACCGGAGATTGTTTCATGCCAAGTTTATGGCGCTCGTTATATCAACGGTTGGGCTGGTGGCGATCAAACGGTAAAACCATTTTACTGGTATATAGGCGCTACGCTAGGCCATCCAGTACCGCGCCCGGTCAACGACCCAACGGACAGTCAGTTGTTCAACCGCAGCAATGCGGCCTTTGATCGTCTTAATCGTATCCTGCGCCTGCACCGCCATGTGAATGTGCTGTCTTTCGAGGAACTGGACTGGCTGATCGCTCAAGCCTGTACCGATATCAGTACTTACCCGCTGACACAACCCCTGCAAGCACTGGCGGTTTACCTGCCTTTACGCCAGCGCTATGGCATGACGGTCGACAATTTCGGCGCCTGCCTGGGCGTACTTAACACTTTTCACAGCGCTGGCAAATCCTCGTTCTATACATCCTTGTTTGGCAGCAGTGACCTGATCGGCCAGACCAATGTCGACTTCCAGCAAACCACGCAAAACCAGGGATCACTGCGAATACGGGCACAGCTGTGCCAAGGTTTGAAGATTGACGATGGCACACTGATCGTACTGGCGCAGTTCCTGCCAGGCATGAACGCCAACAGGGTGCTGGCGACGTTGGGGCTGGAGCAGATTTCGGCGTTGTACCGGATAGTAGCTATCCCTCGCCTGTTCGGCTTGAGTGTGGCCGAAGCCCTGCATTTCTGGGATTTGTTCGCCGCCCCCGATGCGATTGTCCGCGCGCTGGCCGAGCCGCGACCAAACCAGATCGCCCTGGGTGTGTTGATCCGCACCGGTTACCTGGTGGACTGGATGCGCACAGCCGAGCTGGAGCCGGGGCAACTGGTCGCCCTGACCAGCCGTCGCTACCCGGTGCAGGGCACACCTGAACTCAAAGTGTTTATCGAAAATATCTACAGCACCCTGACCGGCCGCGCGCCAGTGGATACGGCGCGCCAGGCCAGCGAGATCGCCGAACTGCGGGCACTTATGGCACGCCATATCGGTGCCGAGTTCAACCTCAAGGCCAATATCGCCGCTGCTGCCCTGCATTGGGTCGATGCGGTTGCCAAGGATATGACCCCCACGCTTGAGGGGTATGACCTGATGAGCTTCTGGGCAGATATTGAACGTATCTGCCAAGGGGTGACGACACTGGACGGCCAGCCCCGGGCCGTCCAGTACGCCTACCTGATACGCCAATTCGCTCAGGTGTGCCACTGGGCACAGTTGGGTGAGCAGGATCTGGGCGTGTTGCTGCCCGTGAGCTCTGCCATTCCTTCTGCACTGACGGGCGAACAAAAATCCCCTCCCTTGACCCTGGCGTTGCTGCTGTTGCTGTCGCGCTATGGCAAGTGGTTGCGCACGCAGGTCGCAGACACCGCCGAAGCCCGCAGTTATCTGCGGCGCGCCGCGGCCCTGGACCCGACGCTGACCCTGGACGTCGCTGCACAACAGATCAGCGATCTGCATGGCTGGGATGTGGCGCAAACCCTTGTGTTGATGAAGGGCAACGTACCGCGCAGCTTTGCGGCGCTATTGCCCTTGCTGCAAAAAATGCAACTAGGCCAGCGCCTTGGCCTGTCCCCGAGCGATTTGTCCTGGGTCGGCAAACTCACTGAATCTGCCACTGTTGATCAGGCCACGCTCACCTTGATCGCCGCCAAAGTCATGGCCGCCGCACACGGCTAA
- a CDS encoding neuraminidase-like domain-containing protein — protein MNKKLLAGLNEGQRDALVPYYLHHVIPGRGLGALASKIKTAEDLYEYLLLDPNVSGQIKTSRIAEAVASTQLYLHRCREQLEPETVQSAMENASRENGYLSRWNAYNKRYSTWAGLQRLLYYPASYIDPELRYSKTQLFEELETAINQGRITEERVEQAFSQYVSGLRKVLDIRYDTGYQVEPAGEQGVAYFLGSIPGTPGEYYWRRVDKTDHGNNSRVRNPASWSQWLKIDAPLQSMPDTVPSIVYFANRLHVVCIHEFSSGAKASGTAEVTEADVVMSYELQIATLRPSGQWSLRNWKLLDKPNRVFAVELREAAPNSERMLGVFVEVNGEIDLLRFNKLLQMFDSVGSDVVINAVYNDKKFAMYVDFLVQQPLVYVPAVPPAQLSVTSNFDYNALASHGFRVSQFIFINASGLLSITFVGSASKPNRTMYVLRVKKGEELVFVTQVTLDLVSDRTYRVNTSVSFSDFVRDASYRIEISFHLTDSFMDLHRSAPAVLAQVSNFDTSKNLWIPTSFTSAGRTQMLYSKPAGAKEYVLTTLACPMLEQKMLTGVDSLLSWDVQQVLIDPNGYEGGTTNRAISFEGGVGLYTWELFFHAPFLIANRLLAEQRFDEADLWFKRIFDPAGYRNADGVLQKVDSNTRYWNVKPLQSDAAWNSSSLIDTDDPDAIATADPMNYKLAVFLRGLELLAARGDQLYRQHTRDSLSEAKMWYVQALQLLGVRPELPLAQAWNAPTLQAASTTSNVRLLDLEGVAEEQLAVLAPASPRQIAITNGPFRPPVDTAVLAYWDRFEGRLYNLRRHLSIDGQPLALELFEAPADPKALQLARQAGDGAGGLQAGGTQALWPQRFMVLLERARNAVQQVIQFGSNLQGVLERRDADALSVLQQTQQGGLLALMGEAHSANLASLQHTLSGLQNTRATTLARQQHYDALYLENISVQEQLAMDLRSQATFLEDSAGVLRVVAGGLNLLPNMAGMAVGWGEVGGLVDAYSDVLRVKAGMNQGQAAKIDASEMYRRRRQEWDLQRDQARREGEVISTQIDSLNEQIAMADKQRQQTEMEQACNDAVLEVMTTRFTGQALFNWQAGRMSTLYYQLYDTVSSLCSQAQKSYGWETGDNRKYLRPGNWSDLYQGLLAGESLLLSLQQMEAAYLSWDQRALQVRKTASLRTLEPTLIDTIKQLLTSDNVAIMAAEKTAQCVEVERDSDNNLVLTFKLEDLNIQADYPSSLNLGNSRLIKSISVSLPALLGPYENVQALLRYNSNKELANGCKAVALSHGLDDSGQFQLDFNDGQYLPFEGLPINTGTFSLVFPNAHSSQNAMLLSLNDIILHINYTIR, from the coding sequence ATGAACAAGAAATTACTGGCCGGTCTTAACGAAGGCCAACGTGATGCCCTGGTTCCCTATTACCTTCATCATGTGATCCCCGGGCGCGGCCTGGGCGCTCTGGCGAGCAAAATCAAGACTGCCGAGGACTTATACGAATACCTGTTGCTCGACCCCAATGTGTCTGGCCAGATCAAGACCAGCCGCATTGCTGAAGCCGTGGCCAGTACCCAACTGTATTTGCACCGTTGCCGCGAGCAACTGGAGCCCGAAACGGTTCAGTCAGCGATGGAAAACGCTTCACGCGAAAATGGTTATTTAAGTCGCTGGAATGCCTATAACAAGCGTTATTCAACATGGGCCGGTTTGCAGCGGTTGTTGTACTACCCGGCCAGTTATATCGATCCCGAGCTGCGCTACAGCAAAACCCAGTTGTTTGAAGAGCTTGAGACTGCCATCAATCAAGGCCGGATCACCGAGGAACGAGTCGAGCAAGCGTTCAGCCAATATGTCAGCGGCCTGCGCAAAGTGCTGGATATCCGCTATGACACGGGTTATCAAGTTGAGCCTGCCGGTGAGCAGGGCGTGGCGTATTTCCTGGGCAGTATTCCTGGCACCCCCGGTGAATATTACTGGCGCCGTGTCGATAAAACCGATCACGGCAACAATTCAAGAGTTCGAAATCCGGCCTCGTGGAGCCAATGGCTCAAAATTGATGCGCCGTTGCAATCGATGCCCGACACGGTGCCGTCGATTGTGTACTTTGCCAATCGCTTGCATGTGGTGTGCATCCATGAGTTTTCCAGCGGTGCAAAAGCAAGCGGCACCGCAGAGGTGACTGAGGCTGATGTAGTGATGAGCTATGAGTTGCAGATCGCCACCTTGCGACCAAGCGGGCAATGGTCGCTGCGCAACTGGAAACTTCTGGACAAACCCAATCGAGTGTTTGCAGTTGAATTGCGGGAGGCTGCGCCAAACAGCGAACGTATGTTGGGTGTTTTTGTTGAGGTGAATGGCGAAATTGATCTGTTGCGTTTCAATAAACTTTTGCAGATGTTTGACTCGGTCGGCAGTGACGTGGTTATTAATGCTGTTTATAACGATAAAAAGTTCGCAATGTATGTGGATTTTCTTGTCCAGCAACCACTTGTATATGTGCCTGCTGTACCGCCAGCTCAACTGTCGGTTACAAGTAATTTTGACTATAATGCTTTGGCTAGTCATGGCTTTAGAGTGAGTCAATTTATATTTATCAATGCGTCAGGTTTGTTGAGTATTACGTTCGTTGGATCGGCTAGCAAGCCGAACCGTACTATGTATGTGCTGCGAGTCAAAAAGGGTGAGGAACTTGTATTTGTTACTCAAGTTACACTGGATCTTGTGAGTGATCGCACATACAGAGTTAATACGAGCGTGTCATTTTCTGATTTTGTAAGAGATGCTTCTTATCGTATTGAGATTAGTTTTCATCTGACCGACAGCTTTATGGATTTGCATAGAAGTGCTCCTGCTGTTCTGGCACAAGTATCCAACTTCGATACCTCGAAAAATTTATGGATTCCCACTAGCTTTACCAGCGCCGGCCGCACCCAAATGCTATATTCGAAACCAGCCGGTGCTAAGGAGTACGTGCTCACCACACTGGCCTGTCCAATGCTCGAACAAAAAATGCTCACTGGTGTGGATTCACTGTTGTCATGGGATGTGCAGCAGGTGCTGATCGATCCGAACGGGTACGAAGGAGGGACAACAAATCGTGCTATCAGCTTCGAGGGCGGTGTGGGGCTCTACACCTGGGAGCTGTTCTTCCATGCGCCGTTTCTGATTGCCAACCGCCTGTTGGCCGAACAGCGCTTCGACGAGGCCGATCTCTGGTTCAAGCGTATTTTCGACCCGGCGGGTTATCGAAATGCTGACGGTGTATTGCAAAAAGTTGACAGTAACACGCGCTATTGGAATGTAAAACCTCTGCAGAGTGACGCGGCCTGGAACTCGTCATCCCTGATCGATACCGATGACCCGGACGCGATCGCTACAGCCGACCCGATGAATTACAAATTGGCAGTGTTCCTGCGCGGACTGGAGCTGTTGGCAGCACGCGGTGACCAGCTGTATCGCCAGCATACCCGTGACAGCCTGAGCGAGGCGAAAATGTGGTACGTGCAGGCCCTGCAATTGCTCGGGGTACGCCCTGAACTTCCGTTAGCGCAGGCATGGAACGCACCGACACTGCAGGCAGCAAGCACTACGTCCAATGTGCGATTGCTTGATCTGGAAGGTGTGGCCGAAGAGCAACTGGCTGTGCTTGCCCCCGCTTCCCCCCGGCAGATAGCTATTACCAACGGGCCATTTCGGCCACCGGTCGATACTGCGGTGCTGGCCTACTGGGATCGTTTTGAAGGGCGGCTCTACAACTTGCGACGTCATCTGTCCATTGATGGTCAACCGCTGGCGCTGGAGTTATTCGAGGCCCCTGCGGACCCCAAAGCGCTGCAACTGGCACGTCAGGCTGGAGATGGCGCAGGTGGCCTGCAGGCAGGCGGTACACAGGCCCTGTGGCCGCAACGCTTTATGGTGTTGCTCGAGCGCGCGCGTAATGCGGTGCAGCAGGTGATCCAGTTTGGCTCCAATTTGCAGGGTGTACTTGAGCGCCGCGACGCCGATGCCTTGAGCGTGCTTCAACAAACCCAGCAGGGCGGCTTGCTGGCCTTGATGGGCGAAGCCCATTCAGCCAATCTGGCCTCGCTGCAACACACCCTGAGCGGGTTGCAAAACACCCGAGCCACGACCCTTGCGCGTCAGCAACATTATGATGCGCTGTACCTGGAAAATATTTCCGTGCAAGAGCAACTGGCAATGGATTTGCGCAGTCAGGCGACATTCCTCGAGGACTCGGCGGGCGTCTTGCGGGTAGTCGCCGGGGGGCTGAATCTGCTGCCCAATATGGCCGGGATGGCCGTCGGATGGGGTGAAGTAGGTGGCCTTGTCGATGCCTACAGCGATGTGTTGCGTGTAAAGGCAGGCATGAATCAGGGGCAGGCGGCCAAGATAGATGCGTCCGAGATGTACCGTCGCCGGCGCCAGGAATGGGACTTGCAGCGCGACCAGGCGCGGCGTGAAGGTGAAGTCATCAGCACTCAGATCGACTCGCTCAACGAGCAGATCGCGATGGCTGATAAACAACGCCAGCAAACCGAGATGGAACAAGCCTGCAACGATGCGGTGCTTGAAGTAATGACCACCCGCTTCACCGGTCAGGCACTGTTCAACTGGCAGGCCGGGCGCATGTCCACGCTGTATTACCAGCTTTACGACACGGTGTCCTCGCTGTGCTCACAGGCCCAAAAAAGTTATGGCTGGGAAACCGGTGACAACCGTAAATACCTGCGCCCCGGCAACTGGAGCGACCTGTATCAAGGCTTGCTGGCAGGCGAGAGCCTGTTACTTAGCCTGCAACAGATGGAAGCGGCCTACCTGAGTTGGGATCAGCGTGCGCTGCAAGTGCGCAAAACGGCTTCGCTGCGCACCCTGGAGCCCACGCTGATCGACACCATCAAACAATTGCTGACGTCTGATAATGTGGCCATCATGGCCGCTGAAAAAACCGCACAGTGCGTGGAGGTTGAACGGGACAGCGACAATAACCTGGTGCTGACCTTCAAGCTTGAAGACCTGAATATTCAGGCCGACTACCCATCGAGCCTCAACCTGGGCAATAGCCGTTTGATCAAGAGCATCAGTGTGTCCCTGCCAGCACTGCTGGGCCCTTATGAAAACGTGCAGGCGCTGCTGCGTTACAACAGCAACAAAGAGTTGGCAAATGGCTGCAAGGCGGTAGCGTTGTCCCATGGTCTGGATGACAGCGGGCAGTTCCAGCTGGACTTCAACGATGGGCAGTACCTGCCGTTTGAAGGCTTACCGATCAATACCGGCACGTTTTCTCTGGTATTCCCAAATGCTCACAGTAGCCAGAATGCGATGTTGCTTAGTTTGAACGACATTATTCTGCACATTAATTACACGATTCGTTAA
- the metE gene encoding 5-methyltetrahydropteroyltriglutamate--homocysteine S-methyltransferase yields the protein MALAHNLGFPRIGADRELKKALEAYWKGDIDQAALKDVGRQLRATHWQLQKDAGIDLLPVGDFAWYDQVLTHSLTFGVIPPRFVATLDEQRRPTLDTLFGMARGASHSCCGEHGKGQHAQELTKWFDTNYHYLVPEFSLDQRFELSWHELFEETAEALALGHKVKPVIIGPLTYLWLGKAKGNAFDKLELLENLLPVYADILSRLAEQGVEWVQLDEPILSLDLPQEWKNAFERAYHILQYSPLKKLVATYFSGLEDNLGLAVGLPVDGLHVDLVRAPDQLHAILDRLPTYKVLSLGLVNGRNVWRCDLENALAQLQEAEERFGDNLWVAGSCSLLHSPVDLDRETKLDAELISWLAFAKQKCAEIAVLRDALNIPQAPGVQAALAQSRAVQQSRANSPRIHKAAVQARLDAITEADSQRQSPFATRIELQRARLNLPAFPTTTIGSFPQTASIRLARQSYKQGKLSTSEYTDAMHSEIRNAVQVQERLGLDVLVHGEAERNDMVEYFAEQLDGYVFTQYGWVQSYGSRCVKPAIIFGDLSRPQAMTVEWIKYAQGLTDKVMKGMLTGPVTMLMWSFPREDVSRKVQAQQLALAIRDEVVDLEQAGIKIVQIDEAAFREGLPLRRAQWQEYLDWAVEAFRLCASGVGDETQIHTHMCYSEFNDVIKSIAEMDADVITIETSRSDMELLEAFEAFDYPNDIGPGVYDIHSPRVPDTAEMVKLLSKAARRIPAERLWVNPDCGLKTRAWAETEAALINMVAAARQLRTQAA from the coding sequence CAATCTTGGTTTCCCCCGTATCGGCGCAGACCGCGAGCTGAAAAAAGCCCTCGAAGCCTACTGGAAAGGCGATATCGACCAGGCCGCGCTGAAAGACGTTGGCCGCCAATTGCGTGCCACACACTGGCAACTGCAAAAAGACGCCGGTATCGACTTGCTGCCGGTGGGGGACTTCGCCTGGTACGACCAGGTGCTGACCCACTCGTTGACCTTCGGCGTGATCCCTCCGCGTTTCGTCGCCACCCTCGACGAGCAGCGCCGCCCGACCCTGGACACCCTGTTCGGCATGGCCCGCGGTGCCAGCCATAGCTGCTGTGGTGAGCACGGCAAAGGCCAGCACGCCCAGGAGCTGACCAAGTGGTTCGATACCAACTACCACTACCTGGTACCTGAATTCAGCCTCGACCAGCGCTTTGAACTGAGCTGGCACGAGCTGTTCGAAGAAACCGCCGAAGCCCTGGCCCTGGGCCACAAGGTCAAGCCCGTGATCATCGGCCCGCTCACCTACCTGTGGCTGGGCAAGGCCAAGGGCAATGCATTCGACAAGCTTGAGCTGCTGGAAAACCTGCTGCCGGTGTACGCGGACATCCTCTCCCGTCTAGCGGAGCAGGGCGTGGAATGGGTACAGCTGGATGAGCCGATCCTGTCGCTTGACCTGCCCCAGGAGTGGAAAAACGCCTTCGAGCGTGCGTATCACATCCTTCAGTACTCGCCACTGAAGAAACTGGTAGCCACGTATTTCAGCGGCCTGGAAGACAACCTCGGCCTGGCCGTGGGCCTGCCGGTCGATGGCCTGCATGTAGACCTGGTGCGGGCTCCCGACCAGTTGCATGCCATTCTAGATCGTCTGCCTACTTACAAAGTGCTGTCCCTGGGCCTGGTCAATGGTCGCAACGTATGGCGCTGCGACCTGGAAAACGCCCTGGCGCAACTGCAGGAAGCCGAAGAGCGGTTTGGCGACAATCTGTGGGTGGCGGGCTCCTGCTCGCTGTTGCACAGCCCGGTGGATCTGGATCGCGAAACCAAACTGGATGCCGAGCTGATTAGCTGGCTGGCCTTTGCCAAACAGAAGTGTGCGGAAATCGCCGTGCTGCGTGACGCCCTGAATATCCCGCAAGCCCCGGGCGTGCAAGCGGCACTGGCCCAAAGCCGCGCCGTACAGCAAAGCAGGGCCAACTCGCCGCGCATTCACAAGGCAGCCGTGCAGGCCCGGCTTGACGCCATCACCGAGGCCGACAGCCAGCGCCAGTCGCCGTTTGCCACGCGCATTGAATTGCAGCGTGCCCGTCTGAATTTGCCGGCTTTTCCGACTACCACTATTGGTTCATTCCCGCAGACTGCTTCGATTCGTCTGGCGCGTCAGTCGTACAAGCAAGGCAAATTGTCGACCAGCGAATACACCGACGCGATGCACAGCGAAATCCGCAATGCCGTACAGGTACAGGAGCGTCTGGGCCTGGATGTACTGGTACACGGCGAGGCCGAACGCAATGACATGGTCGAGTACTTCGCCGAGCAGCTGGACGGCTACGTGTTCACCCAATACGGCTGGGTACAGAGCTACGGTTCGCGTTGCGTCAAACCGGCGATCATCTTCGGCGACCTGAGCCGCCCGCAGGCCATGACCGTGGAGTGGATCAAATACGCCCAAGGCCTGACCGACAAAGTGATGAAGGGCATGCTGACCGGCCCGGTGACCATGCTGATGTGGTCCTTCCCCCGCGAAGACGTGTCACGCAAGGTGCAGGCGCAACAACTGGCGCTGGCCATCCGCGATGAAGTGGTGGACCTGGAACAAGCCGGCATCAAGATTGTGCAGATCGACGAAGCCGCGTTCCGCGAAGGCTTGCCGCTGCGTCGCGCACAATGGCAGGAATACCTGGACTGGGCGGTAGAGGCCTTCCGCCTGTGCGCATCAGGTGTAGGTGACGAAACCCAGATCCACACCCACATGTGCTACAGCGAGTTCAACGACGTGATCAAGTCGATTGCCGAAATGGACGCCGACGTCATCACCATCGAAACCTCCCGCTCGGACATGGAATTGCTGGAGGCCTTTGAAGCGTTCGACTACCCCAATGACATCGGCCCGGGTGTGTATGACATCCACTCACCGCGGGTGCCGGACACGGCTGAAATGGTCAAGTTGCTGAGCAAGGCTGCCCGGCGCATTCCGGCCGAACGCCTGTGGGTCAACCCCGACTGCGGCCTTAAAACCCGCGCCTGGGCCGAGACGGAAGCAGCGCTGATCAACATGGTCGCGGCGGCACGGCAGTTACGCACGCAAGCAGCCTGA